A portion of the Edaphobacter bradus genome contains these proteins:
- a CDS encoding tetratricopeptide repeat protein: protein MRTAKVVYGVSSLLLLGTGLGLAQMPGMESGADEHRPVVLVDGLGNSHHAIRTTNPEAQRYFDQGMDYIFAFNHDEARRSFVKAADLDPKAAMPWWGVALAVGPNYNDIDIGYVRAKRAVDALTRAKQLAVGGSEEESAYVDALEMRYSPELVIKGGEYSVAMKALVAKYPDDLDAATLYAESLMDLHPWQLWGADGKPADGTEELVATLKGVLARDPNHVGANHLLIHAVEASDDPSVGLPSAKRLETLAPAAGHLVHMPAHIYQRVGNFEGSAEANEKAIAADAAYVKSQHLEGVANMYDYMYLTPIFIFLRRRA from the coding sequence GTGAGAACTGCGAAGGTCGTCTACGGAGTATCGTCGCTGTTGTTGCTGGGGACTGGGTTGGGTTTGGCGCAGATGCCAGGGATGGAGAGCGGCGCGGACGAGCACCGGCCGGTTGTGCTTGTGGACGGGTTGGGGAACTCGCATCATGCGATTCGTACGACGAACCCCGAGGCGCAGCGGTACTTCGACCAGGGGATGGACTACATCTTCGCCTTCAATCATGACGAGGCGCGGCGGTCGTTTGTGAAGGCGGCCGATCTGGATCCGAAGGCGGCGATGCCGTGGTGGGGTGTGGCACTGGCTGTGGGACCGAACTATAACGACATCGATATCGGTTACGTGCGGGCAAAGCGGGCCGTGGATGCTTTAACCAGAGCGAAGCAACTGGCTGTAGGCGGATCTGAGGAGGAGAGCGCGTATGTAGATGCGCTGGAGATGCGGTACTCACCGGAGCTTGTGATCAAGGGGGGAGAGTATAGCGTGGCGATGAAGGCTCTGGTAGCGAAGTATCCCGATGATCTGGATGCGGCAACGTTGTACGCGGAGAGCCTGATGGACTTGCATCCGTGGCAGCTTTGGGGCGCGGATGGCAAGCCGGCGGACGGGACCGAGGAGCTTGTCGCGACGCTGAAGGGCGTGCTGGCGCGCGATCCGAACCATGTAGGAGCGAACCACCTGCTGATTCATGCGGTCGAGGCATCGGACGATCCTTCCGTTGGGCTGCCGAGCGCGAAGCGGCTGGAGACGCTGGCTCCGGCTGCCGGGCACCTGGTGCACATGCCGGCGCATATCTATCAGCGGGTGGGGAACTTCGAGGGATCGGCGGAGGCGAACGAGAAGGCGATTGCTGCCGATGCGGCTTATGTGAAGAGCCAGCACCTGGAGGGTGTCGCCAATATGTACGACTACATGTACCTGACGCCAATATTCATTTTCTTGCGGCGGCGTGCATGA
- a CDS encoding tetratricopeptide repeat protein codes for MMEGRSECAVEAADNLVKHVEPEVATVKLAEWYLPTQPWVLVRFGRWQQILDAPAAPKEMLVLGAMWHYARGCAYAGLGRLKEAAGERDALAKATSTLPADTPPDFNNPTKDVMGLALTALDARMAEAKGDRAGAIAEWKKAVAVWDTLAYNEPADWYYPVRESLGGALLRDGKFAEAEAVFRRDLEINPRSGRSLFGLWQSLVAQKNDADAAWVKKQFDAAWARADVKVTVGTL; via the coding sequence ATGATGGAGGGTCGCTCGGAATGTGCGGTGGAGGCGGCGGACAACCTGGTGAAGCACGTGGAGCCTGAGGTTGCGACGGTGAAGCTGGCGGAGTGGTATCTTCCGACGCAGCCGTGGGTGCTGGTGCGGTTCGGGAGGTGGCAGCAGATTCTGGATGCGCCGGCGGCTCCGAAGGAGATGCTGGTGTTGGGCGCGATGTGGCACTACGCGCGCGGGTGCGCGTATGCAGGATTGGGAAGGTTGAAGGAGGCGGCGGGGGAACGGGATGCTCTTGCCAAGGCGACGAGCACACTGCCTGCGGATACTCCGCCAGACTTCAACAACCCGACCAAGGACGTGATGGGGCTGGCGCTGACGGCGCTGGATGCCCGGATGGCCGAGGCAAAGGGCGATCGAGCGGGTGCGATTGCCGAGTGGAAGAAGGCGGTCGCGGTGTGGGATACGCTGGCGTATAACGAGCCGGCGGACTGGTACTATCCAGTGCGCGAATCGCTGGGCGGGGCGTTGCTGCGCGATGGCAAGTTTGCCGAGGCGGAGGCGGTGTTTCGCAGAGACCTGGAGATCAATCCACGGAGCGGGCGGTCGTTGTTCGGGCTTTGGCAGAGTCTCGTGGCTCAGAAGAACGATGCAGACGCCGCGTGGGTGAAGAAGCAGTTCGATGCGGCGTGGGCGCGTGCAGATGTAAAGGTGACGGTGGGGACTCTGTGA
- a CDS encoding FAD-dependent oxidoreductase, producing the protein MDRRSFLQGSGAFAGLSAMGLSGCAKRVTAPHVAGAPALPFYDAVGPIIPIRAHVDRIFRITVCLRPFRAAGPRLDVERVGDKVVVHNYGHGGSGWSLSWGSADVVVRKALEAANGSKEVAVVGCGALGLTAAITAQRAGLRVTIYAKERPPFVRSSRATGSWTPGSRIALTSAAAPEFAAQWEAMARTSFAMYQSYLGMPGTPIEWTDRYVLSDMTDEEAGTQRKQMDGHGFAHYQERIADITPNAQEIPAGMHPFPTKHVWRSTSLTFNVADYSRQLMNDFMIAGGVIETREFHSPQEVAALQQKVILNCTGYGARQLWADESIVPVRGQIAWLIPQEGVNYGLGYKDLNVLARRDGIVIQPNPHGEETGWNDMNEQPDRGEAEDGVRELQELYGRMEKMRPQRG; encoded by the coding sequence ATGGATCGTCGTTCCTTTTTACAAGGCTCTGGGGCGTTTGCCGGATTGAGTGCGATGGGGCTTTCCGGATGCGCGAAACGGGTGACCGCTCCTCATGTTGCGGGCGCTCCAGCGCTGCCTTTTTATGATGCGGTGGGGCCGATCATTCCGATTCGAGCGCATGTGGACCGGATATTCCGGATCACGGTTTGCCTGCGACCGTTTCGGGCGGCAGGGCCTCGGCTGGATGTGGAGCGCGTGGGCGACAAGGTTGTAGTGCACAACTATGGGCACGGCGGGAGCGGATGGTCGCTGTCGTGGGGGTCAGCGGATGTGGTGGTTCGCAAAGCCCTTGAGGCTGCGAATGGGAGCAAGGAAGTGGCAGTCGTTGGGTGCGGGGCGCTGGGGCTGACGGCGGCGATCACGGCGCAGCGGGCGGGGCTGCGGGTGACGATCTATGCGAAGGAGCGGCCTCCGTTTGTGCGGTCGTCACGGGCGACGGGGTCGTGGACGCCGGGCTCGAGGATTGCGCTGACCTCGGCTGCGGCTCCGGAGTTTGCAGCACAGTGGGAGGCGATGGCGAGGACCTCGTTTGCGATGTACCAGAGCTATCTGGGGATGCCCGGGACTCCGATTGAGTGGACGGATCGGTATGTGCTCTCGGATATGACGGACGAGGAGGCTGGCACTCAGAGAAAGCAAATGGATGGCCATGGGTTTGCGCATTATCAGGAAAGAATTGCGGATATTACGCCGAACGCGCAGGAGATTCCTGCGGGGATGCATCCGTTTCCGACGAAGCATGTGTGGAGGAGTACGTCGTTGACGTTCAACGTGGCGGATTACTCGCGACAGTTGATGAACGACTTCATGATTGCCGGCGGCGTGATCGAGACAAGGGAGTTTCATTCGCCGCAGGAGGTCGCCGCACTGCAGCAGAAGGTCATTCTCAACTGCACGGGGTATGGGGCAAGGCAGTTGTGGGCGGACGAGAGCATCGTTCCGGTGCGCGGGCAGATCGCGTGGTTGATTCCTCAGGAAGGCGTGAACTACGGGCTCGGTTATAAAGACCTGAATGTTCTGGCTCGGCGTGACGGGATCGTGATTCAGCCGAACCCTCATGGAGAGGAGACGGGCTGGAATGATATGAATGAGCAGCCGGATCGTGGTGAGGCTGAGGATGGTGTCCGCGAGCTGCAGGAATTGTATGGCCGGATGGAGAAGATGCGGCCGCAACGTGGCTGA
- a CDS encoding CoA-acylating methylmalonate-semialdehyde dehydrogenase yields the protein MSTAVVPDLTAPNTTAKEVRIVPHWINGRAVVGNSGRSGNVYNPATGQVQATVPFASSDELNAAVEAAAAAFPEWSTQPPLRRARVLFRLRELIEQKADELAAILTSEHGKVLSDAKGEVTRGLEVVEFATGIPQLLKGEYTDQVGAGIDSWSMRQPLGVVAGITPFNFPAMVPLWMFPIALACGNTFVLKPSERDPSASIFLAELLKQAGLPDGVFNVVHGDKQAVDGILDHPTIKAVSFVGSTPIAEYVYTRGTAHGKRVQALGGAKNHMIVMPDADLDQAADALVGAAYGSAGERCMAISVAVAVTNATADALIEKLRPRIAALQISPGTEPKADMGPLVTGQHLDRVKGYLETGANEGAALLVDGRETALPRGEGFFLGASLFDHVKPEMRIYREEIFGPVLGVVRANTFETALKLIDDHEYGNGTAIFTRDGDTARTFAHRVQAGMVGINVPIPVPMAFHSFGGWKRSLFGDHSIYGPEGVRFYTRIKTITARWPTGIRTGVDTTMPTLG from the coding sequence ATGTCCACAGCTGTTGTTCCTGACCTGACCGCTCCAAACACCACCGCGAAAGAAGTCCGCATCGTTCCGCATTGGATCAATGGCCGTGCAGTCGTTGGCAACTCCGGCCGCTCCGGTAATGTCTACAACCCAGCTACCGGCCAGGTCCAGGCGACCGTCCCCTTCGCCAGTTCCGATGAGCTCAACGCCGCCGTCGAGGCCGCGGCTGCCGCCTTCCCCGAATGGTCCACGCAGCCGCCCCTCCGCCGTGCCCGGGTCCTCTTCCGTCTCCGCGAACTGATCGAGCAGAAGGCCGACGAACTAGCCGCCATCCTCACCTCCGAGCACGGCAAAGTCCTCTCCGACGCTAAAGGCGAAGTCACTCGTGGCCTAGAGGTCGTCGAGTTCGCCACCGGAATCCCCCAGCTCCTCAAGGGCGAGTACACCGACCAGGTCGGAGCTGGCATCGACAGCTGGTCCATGCGCCAGCCCCTTGGAGTCGTCGCCGGCATCACCCCCTTCAACTTCCCCGCGATGGTCCCCCTCTGGATGTTCCCTATCGCTCTCGCCTGCGGCAACACCTTCGTCCTCAAGCCCAGTGAGCGAGACCCGAGCGCCTCCATCTTCCTCGCCGAACTGCTCAAGCAGGCCGGCCTCCCCGACGGCGTTTTCAATGTCGTTCACGGTGACAAGCAGGCCGTCGACGGCATTCTCGATCACCCCACTATTAAGGCCGTCAGCTTCGTCGGCTCCACGCCCATCGCTGAGTACGTCTATACGCGCGGCACTGCCCACGGCAAGCGCGTCCAGGCCCTCGGCGGAGCTAAGAACCACATGATCGTCATGCCCGACGCCGATCTCGACCAGGCCGCCGACGCCCTCGTCGGAGCAGCCTACGGCTCAGCCGGCGAGCGCTGCATGGCCATCTCCGTCGCCGTCGCCGTCACCAACGCCACCGCCGACGCCCTCATCGAAAAGCTCCGCCCGCGCATCGCCGCTCTCCAGATCTCTCCCGGCACCGAACCCAAGGCCGATATGGGCCCGCTCGTCACCGGCCAGCACCTCGACCGCGTCAAAGGCTACCTCGAAACCGGCGCAAACGAGGGCGCAGCCCTTCTCGTCGACGGCCGCGAAACCGCCCTACCTCGCGGTGAGGGCTTCTTCCTCGGAGCCAGCCTCTTCGACCACGTCAAACCCGAGATGCGCATATACCGCGAGGAGATCTTCGGCCCTGTCCTCGGCGTCGTCCGCGCCAACACCTTCGAGACCGCCCTCAAGCTCATCGACGACCACGAATACGGCAACGGCACTGCCATCTTCACCCGCGACGGCGACACCGCACGCACCTTTGCCCACCGCGTCCAGGCCGGCATGGTCGGCATCAACGTGCCCATCCCTGTTCCGATGGCGTTCCACAGCTTCGGTGGATGGAAGCGCTCTCTCTTCGGCGACCACTCGATCTACGGCCCCGAGGGCGTACGCTTCTATACCCGCATCAAGACCATCACCGCCCGCTGGCCAACCGGCATCCGGACCGGCGTCGATACCACCATGCCAACGCTTGGCTGA
- a CDS encoding SDR family NAD(P)-dependent oxidoreductase produces the protein MSYDYSKLFDLTGKQALVVGAGSGIGEAAAHGLAAHGAHVLCGDLNVEAAQKVADAIKQAGGHAEALAIDIRDSAGVVKAIDALPDLDVLVSTPAINVRKPLVQMTDEEFDRVVSLNLKGTFRLITTAGRNMARRGRGSIIAFASIRALVVEPGQGVYAATKAGVLQMCRALAAELGPSGVRVNAIGPGVVDTPLTAPIAANKAWYDAYAQKSALGRWAKPHEMAGAVVYLASDAGSFVTGTLTIVDGGWTAVDGRFTPPL, from the coding sequence GTGTCGTACGACTACAGCAAATTGTTTGATCTGACGGGGAAACAGGCGCTTGTTGTTGGGGCGGGCAGCGGTATTGGCGAAGCTGCCGCGCATGGCTTGGCAGCACACGGAGCGCACGTTCTGTGTGGCGACTTGAATGTGGAAGCGGCGCAGAAGGTGGCTGATGCCATCAAGCAGGCCGGCGGACACGCTGAGGCGCTGGCGATCGACATACGCGACAGCGCGGGCGTTGTGAAGGCAATCGATGCACTGCCAGATCTGGATGTGTTGGTGAGCACGCCGGCGATCAATGTGCGCAAACCGCTGGTGCAGATGACCGATGAGGAGTTTGACCGGGTAGTATCGCTGAATCTGAAAGGCACGTTCAGGCTGATTACGACTGCGGGACGCAACATGGCGAGGCGCGGGAGGGGAAGCATCATCGCGTTTGCGAGCATTCGCGCGCTTGTTGTCGAGCCTGGACAGGGAGTGTATGCCGCGACCAAGGCGGGAGTGCTGCAGATGTGCCGTGCGCTGGCGGCGGAGCTTGGGCCGAGTGGCGTACGAGTGAATGCGATTGGGCCAGGGGTTGTGGATACTCCTCTCACGGCGCCAATTGCTGCAAATAAAGCGTGGTACGACGCATACGCGCAGAAGAGCGCGCTGGGGCGATGGGCGAAGCCCCATGAGATGGCTGGTGCGGTGGTTTATCTGGCTTCGGACGCTGGCTCATTTGTGACAGGAACGCTCACGATCGTCGATGGCGGGTGGACCGCTGTGGATGGCCGGTTTACACCTCCCCTATAG
- a CDS encoding response regulator transcription factor, giving the protein MRVLVVEDEIRLAANVAQALREGPGFAVDLAHDGEEALLVCSSHPYDLILLDLMIPRIDGGEVVRRLRAQQIHTPILVLTAKSETQSTIDLLNLGADDYMTKPFDLGELIARVRALIRRGKGTAQSVLTFGVLTLNTAEQTVTSGGELVDLSPTEYRILEYLLHRPRLIVSKRELLEHLYDFTWEHHSNVIEAHVSNLRRKLRLTTETIVLETFRGRGYRLAAPESVL; this is encoded by the coding sequence ATGCGGGTATTAGTAGTAGAAGATGAGATAAGGTTGGCGGCAAACGTCGCACAGGCGCTACGCGAGGGGCCTGGTTTTGCAGTTGATCTTGCACACGATGGCGAAGAGGCTTTGTTGGTGTGTTCGAGCCACCCGTACGATCTCATCCTGCTCGACCTGATGATCCCTCGCATTGATGGTGGCGAGGTGGTTCGAAGGTTGCGAGCGCAACAGATTCATACGCCGATCCTTGTGCTTACCGCGAAATCTGAGACTCAATCGACGATTGATCTGTTGAACCTGGGTGCAGACGACTATATGACGAAGCCGTTTGACCTCGGAGAATTGATTGCACGAGTCCGAGCGCTGATTCGGCGAGGCAAGGGAACAGCGCAAAGTGTGCTCACCTTTGGCGTGCTGACGTTAAATACTGCGGAGCAGACGGTGACGAGCGGGGGAGAACTGGTCGACCTGTCTCCCACGGAGTACCGGATCCTCGAATATCTGCTTCATCGTCCGCGCCTGATCGTGTCGAAACGCGAGTTGCTTGAGCACCTGTACGACTTTACTTGGGAACACCATTCCAACGTCATTGAAGCCCATGTCTCGAACCTTCGACGGAAGCTGAGATTGACGACAGAGACGATCGTGCTGGAGACGTTTCGAGGGCGCGGCTACCGGCTTGCGGCCCCGGAGTCTGTGCTATGA
- a CDS encoding sensor histidine kinase, whose translation MKMRSLTRQAVLSVLVVELVCAIALTGAALLHERHTQVRAFDVMLKGRSDSLLGAIQDAEDPEDNVTIDPTELTVPKEDVYAVYNQGGRMLGASGNAPAEIIERRGGGTSVRRANGRSYRVLQRDGIRVIDRADYGGVGLRRPVTIVYAAPDHNLWHHVYEAVRFYVFVSALLIFGTAIAMIVLLRRVLRPIDELALEASTVSARSLQFTAPESASGIRELRPLADALTRAMEGLKRSFDQQHRFVGDAAHELKTAVAVVRSSIQLLMLRPRETGEYVDGLQALLKDNTRVEELVTRMLTLARLEERGSTEGARADLCEVADRVIHGTQSLADSELIEIQSVCSSSVVVPVPAEDLEILISNLLVNAIQHSKPGSEVLVSSEESDGRAIFRVKDKGEGISPSALPHLFERFFREDSSRSRQTGGAGLGLAICKTIVDAASGTISLESTPGTGTTVIVSLPLAADA comes from the coding sequence ATGAAGATGCGTTCGCTGACCCGACAGGCGGTACTCAGTGTTCTAGTTGTGGAGTTGGTGTGCGCGATCGCTCTCACGGGCGCTGCGCTGCTCCACGAACGTCATACGCAGGTGCGTGCTTTTGACGTGATGCTGAAGGGAAGATCGGATTCCCTGCTTGGGGCGATTCAGGACGCAGAAGATCCTGAGGACAACGTGACGATTGATCCAACGGAACTCACTGTCCCGAAGGAGGATGTTTACGCCGTCTACAATCAGGGTGGACGGATGCTCGGCGCATCAGGGAATGCTCCTGCAGAGATCATCGAACGGCGAGGAGGCGGGACATCCGTGCGCCGCGCGAACGGCAGGAGCTATCGTGTGCTACAGCGTGACGGCATTCGTGTGATCGATCGTGCTGATTATGGAGGCGTTGGGCTGCGGCGGCCCGTAACTATCGTGTATGCCGCGCCGGACCACAACCTTTGGCATCATGTCTACGAAGCCGTGCGGTTCTATGTTTTCGTGAGCGCACTTCTTATCTTCGGGACTGCGATTGCGATGATCGTGCTGCTCAGGAGAGTGCTGCGCCCGATCGATGAATTGGCGCTTGAGGCAAGCACCGTGTCAGCGCGTTCGCTGCAGTTCACCGCCCCTGAGTCGGCGAGTGGTATCCGGGAACTGCGCCCGCTGGCAGATGCGTTGACACGAGCCATGGAAGGGCTGAAGAGGTCGTTCGACCAGCAGCACCGTTTTGTGGGAGATGCGGCCCACGAACTGAAGACGGCGGTCGCGGTTGTGCGCTCTTCCATCCAGTTGTTGATGCTGCGTCCTCGAGAGACAGGCGAGTACGTCGACGGCCTGCAGGCCCTTTTGAAAGACAATACCCGCGTGGAGGAACTCGTCACTCGAATGCTGACGCTTGCGCGTCTTGAAGAGCGGGGAAGCACAGAAGGAGCGCGCGCTGACTTATGCGAGGTTGCGGATCGGGTGATTCATGGGACGCAATCGCTTGCGGACAGTGAATTGATCGAGATTCAATCGGTCTGCTCCTCGAGTGTCGTGGTTCCGGTTCCCGCGGAGGATCTGGAGATACTCATTTCGAATCTTCTGGTGAACGCGATCCAACACAGCAAACCTGGTTCGGAGGTTCTTGTGAGTTCTGAAGAGAGCGATGGCCGGGCGATTTTCAGGGTGAAGGACAAGGGGGAAGGAATCTCGCCATCAGCTCTTCCGCATCTCTTTGAACGGTTTTTCCGGGAAGACAGCTCTCGATCGAGGCAAACGGGAGGGGCAGGCCTTGGCCTTGCGATATGTAAGACGATTGTCGATGCCGCTTCCGGAACAATATCGCTGGAAAGCACTCCTGGTACCGGTACCACCGTGATTGTGAGTCTCCCGCTGGCGGCGGATGCTTAA
- a CDS encoding YncE family protein yields MIVATAAASAQTQYRIVDHWKVGGTGGWDYVVADSAAHLLYVTHGPRVEVLDTTTGKSVAAITGLKGTHGVALDSEGKLGYISDGASNEVVIFDRKSFAKVGSVATGTNPDGILYEPSTKTVWAFNGRSNNATVIDAASGKAMSTIALPGKPEFPQADGKGHVFVNIEDKNSIVHLDASKKTISSVWPLENCESPSGLALDNEHHRLFAVCDGKKMAVVDAVSGKQLASPAIGDGPDAAGYSALHQLAFSSNGDGTLSVIDAANGYKPLQTVGTQKGARTMAYDDAVDRVYLVTAEFGPRPAPTPQSPRPRPAVLADTFTVIVVGRK; encoded by the coding sequence GTGATTGTTGCTACAGCTGCTGCATCTGCTCAAACGCAGTATCGAATCGTTGATCACTGGAAGGTCGGTGGCACGGGCGGATGGGATTACGTTGTCGCCGATTCTGCGGCGCATTTGCTCTATGTGACTCACGGGCCTCGCGTGGAGGTGCTCGACACAACGACTGGCAAGTCAGTAGCGGCGATCACGGGCTTGAAGGGGACTCACGGAGTTGCCTTGGACTCCGAAGGCAAGCTGGGTTATATCTCGGACGGCGCGAGCAATGAGGTTGTTATCTTCGACCGGAAGAGCTTTGCAAAGGTCGGGTCTGTGGCGACGGGCACGAATCCAGATGGCATATTGTATGAGCCAAGCACGAAGACGGTGTGGGCGTTCAATGGCCGTAGCAACAACGCGACCGTGATTGACGCCGCGAGCGGCAAGGCGATGAGCACAATTGCGCTGCCTGGGAAGCCAGAGTTCCCGCAGGCAGACGGCAAAGGGCATGTGTTCGTGAACATTGAGGATAAGAACAGCATCGTACACCTGGATGCTTCGAAGAAGACGATCTCGTCTGTTTGGCCGCTGGAAAACTGCGAATCACCGTCAGGGTTGGCTCTGGACAATGAGCATCACCGCCTCTTTGCGGTCTGTGATGGGAAAAAGATGGCTGTGGTCGATGCAGTGAGTGGCAAGCAGCTCGCGTCGCCTGCTATTGGCGATGGGCCGGATGCAGCAGGGTACAGCGCGCTTCATCAACTCGCCTTCAGCTCCAATGGTGACGGCACGCTTTCTGTGATTGACGCCGCGAATGGATACAAGCCGTTGCAGACGGTTGGGACGCAGAAAGGTGCGCGCACTATGGCGTACGATGATGCAGTCGATCGGGTGTACCTGGTGACAGCGGAGTTTGGACCGCGTCCAGCGCCGACGCCGCAGAGCCCGCGTCCACGCCCTGCGGTGCTGGCAGATACGTTCACCGTTATCGTCGTCGGACGTAAGTAA